From Bacteroidales bacterium, one genomic window encodes:
- the hisH gene encoding imidazole glycerol phosphate synthase subunit HisH, with protein MTGILDYKTGNLGSVENALKRIKEEYVISSEKNTLAKCDHIILPGVGDAKWAMENLSKSNLIDTIKSFRQPVLGICLGMQLLCKHSEESDTECLGIFNNMVCKFPSNMPEEFKVPHVGWDNMTDLKSPLYDGIKEDTFFYYVHSYYANVNENTIAVCNYGIKFGASLKKDNFMGCQFHPEKSGLAGEKILRNFLKMK; from the coding sequence ATGACAGGCATACTAGACTATAAAACAGGTAATTTGGGGTCCGTTGAGAATGCTCTTAAGAGAATTAAAGAGGAGTATGTCATTTCTTCAGAGAAGAACACGCTTGCAAAGTGCGACCATATAATTCTTCCGGGTGTCGGCGATGCAAAGTGGGCTATGGAAAATCTGAGCAAATCTAACCTTATAGATACAATTAAAAGTTTCAGGCAGCCCGTTTTGGGTATCTGCCTTGGAATGCAGTTGTTGTGCAAGCACTCAGAAGAGAGTGACACTGAGTGCCTTGGAATATTCAACAATATGGTTTGCAAATTCCCGTCCAATATGCCTGAGGAATTTAAAGTTCCGCATGTAGGCTGGGATAATATGACAGATTTGAAGTCCCCTTTGTATGATGGAATAAAAGAGGATACTTTTTTCTATTACGTTCACTCCTACTATGCAAATGTGAATGAGAACACAATTGCCGTTTGTAATTACGGAATTAAATTTGGTGCGTCTTTGAAAAAGGACAACTTCATGGGATGCCAGTTCCATCCGGAAAAGAGCGGTTTGGCCGGGGAGAAGATTTTGCGCAACTTTTTGAAAATGAAATAA
- the hisA gene encoding 1-(5-phosphoribosyl)-5-[(5-phosphoribosylamino)methylideneamino]imidazole-4-carboxamide isomerase, with amino-acid sequence MIEIIPAIDVMNGKCVRLSQGDFSRIKTYSEDPVEVAKGYEDCGVKRIHLIDLQGAKSNSPVIFDTLLAIASKTNLLIEFGGGIKTRNSLRDALDSGADRVICGSIAATEPNVFTYWLDCFGGEKVVLGADIKENKIAIKGWRESTDKTADELIRLYLQEGLKYAVVTDISKDGMLAGPSLEMYRELGGKYPRLKIIASGGISSMQDIEDLNDINVPAAIVGKAIYEGHITIEQIREYNKSNAPADESAENTDNK; translated from the coding sequence ATGATAGAAATAATTCCCGCAATAGATGTGATGAACGGCAAATGCGTTAGACTGAGCCAGGGAGATTTTTCAAGGATAAAGACATATTCAGAAGACCCCGTTGAGGTTGCAAAAGGCTATGAGGATTGCGGAGTTAAGCGCATCCATCTTATTGATTTACAGGGAGCAAAAAGCAATTCTCCGGTAATATTTGACACTCTTCTGGCAATAGCCAGCAAAACTAATTTGCTTATAGAATTTGGAGGAGGAATCAAAACAAGAAATTCATTAAGAGATGCTCTTGACAGCGGCGCAGACAGAGTAATTTGCGGCAGCATTGCTGCAACGGAACCCAACGTATTCACCTATTGGCTAGATTGTTTTGGAGGTGAGAAGGTTGTTCTTGGCGCAGATATTAAAGAGAATAAAATAGCCATCAAAGGTTGGAGGGAGTCAACGGATAAGACTGCAGATGAGCTCATTAGGCTATACTTGCAGGAAGGGCTAAAGTACGCCGTGGTTACAGATATTTCTAAGGACGGAATGCTTGCAGGACCTTCTTTGGAAATGTACAGGGAGCTTGGAGGAAAATATCCAAGGCTTAAAATTATTGCCAGCGGCGGAATCAGCAGCATGCAAGACATTGAAGATCTTAATGATATAAATGTTCCTGCTGCAATAGTGGGAAAGGCAATTTATGAAGGACATATTACCATTGAACAGATAAGGGAATATAACAAATCAAATGCTCCAGCAGATGAATCTGCAGAAAACACTGATAATAAATAA
- the hisF gene encoding imidazole glycerol phosphate synthase subunit HisF has product MLAKRIIPCLDVHDGKTVKGVNFVRMVNVGDPVELARAYSYDGADELVFLDISATLEGRRTFLGLVKKIARNIDIPFTVGGGISSMDDAARLLDAGADKVSICTAIVNNPQLISDLAKRYGSQFVVAAIDAKQVNGIWRVTTNAGTKYSNKEMFSWAKEAEDRGAGEILFTSMDNDGTEFGYACEPCRKLADLVHVPVIASGGAGSIQDIEDVLTKGGADAAMAAGVFHYGKIRIPKLKKHLREDGITVRYIYGIDNYGEE; this is encoded by the coding sequence ATGTTAGCAAAGAGAATTATTCCATGCTTGGATGTTCACGATGGAAAAACTGTAAAAGGTGTGAATTTTGTCCGCATGGTAAATGTTGGAGATCCCGTTGAGCTGGCCAGGGCATACTCGTATGATGGTGCAGATGAGCTTGTGTTTCTGGATATTAGCGCAACGTTGGAGGGCAGAAGAACATTTCTTGGGCTGGTAAAAAAGATAGCGAGAAATATAGATATTCCGTTTACCGTTGGCGGAGGAATTTCATCAATGGATGATGCGGCAAGGTTGCTGGATGCCGGAGCAGACAAAGTTTCTATCTGCACGGCTATAGTAAATAATCCGCAGTTAATTAGCGATTTAGCAAAGCGATACGGCTCTCAATTTGTAGTAGCCGCAATAGATGCAAAGCAAGTAAACGGCATCTGGAGAGTGACAACAAATGCAGGGACAAAATATTCAAACAAGGAGATGTTTAGCTGGGCTAAGGAGGCGGAAGATAGAGGAGCCGGAGAAATTCTGTTTACATCCATGGATAATGACGGAACAGAGTTTGGCTATGCTTGTGAGCCTTGCCGCAAATTAGCTGATTTAGTGCATGTTCCTGTGATTGCCAGCGGCGGCGCAGGAAGCATTCAAGACATAGAAGACGTTCTGACAAAGGGCGGTGCTGATGCTGCAATGGCAGCCGGAGTGTTCCATTATGGCAAAATCAGGATTCCGAAACTTAAGAAACATCTAAGAGAAGATGGCATTACAGTCAGATATATCTACGGCATAGATAATTACGGAGAAGAATAA
- a CDS encoding haloacid dehalogenase-like hydrolase, protein MKASDKPIVALIYDFDGTLAPGNMQEYSFIKSIGKTADEFWSESHRMADTQDADGILIYMLLMLDEARKKNISLTRESFMKFGKDVRFFPGVESWFKRIKEIGKQEGVIIEHYINSSGLLEILEGMKIAKEFKAIFASSYYYSKKGNAIWPAAAVNYTNKTQFLFKINKGILNIHDSEKINESMPEDEKRVAFSNMIYFGDGETDVPCMKLTKQLGGSSIAVYNPGIYNKKIIAQELLDQQRVNYICPADYRAGKKMEMLVKTIIRKIKADDDLSKISL, encoded by the coding sequence ATGAAAGCATCTGACAAACCGATAGTTGCGCTGATATATGATTTTGACGGCACACTTGCTCCCGGCAATATGCAGGAGTACTCTTTTATTAAATCTATCGGGAAAACAGCAGATGAATTTTGGTCTGAGTCCCACAGAATGGCTGATACTCAGGATGCCGACGGCATTTTGATTTACATGCTGTTGATGTTGGATGAGGCGCGCAAGAAAAACATTTCACTCACCAGGGAGAGTTTTATGAAGTTTGGAAAGGATGTCAGATTTTTCCCCGGAGTTGAGAGCTGGTTTAAAAGAATTAAGGAGATTGGCAAACAGGAGGGCGTTATAATTGAACATTATATCAACTCTTCCGGATTACTGGAAATCCTTGAGGGAATGAAGATTGCAAAGGAGTTTAAGGCAATATTCGCCAGTTCCTATTACTATAGCAAAAAGGGAAATGCCATCTGGCCTGCTGCCGCAGTCAACTACACCAACAAGACTCAATTTCTATTTAAGATTAACAAGGGTATCCTTAATATTCACGACAGCGAAAAAATAAATGAGTCCATGCCTGAGGATGAGAAGCGAGTAGCGTTTTCAAATATGATTTATTTTGGAGACGGAGAGACTGACGTACCTTGCATGAAGTTAACAAAACAGCTTGGAGGTTCCTCTATAGCAGTCTACAATCCAGGTATTTACAATAAAAAAATCATCGCACAGGAGCTGCTGGACCAGCAGCGCGTAAACTACATCTGCCCGGCCGATTATCGCGCCGGAAAAAAGATGGAAATGCTGGTAAAGACTATTATCCGCAAGATTAAAGCTGATGATGATTTGTCAAAAATTTCTCTTTAA
- a CDS encoding cytidylate kinase-like family protein, producing the protein MSDNNFFYVSIGRQIGAGGLEIAKILGKKFNVPVYDKELLMEASKESGLNPELFEKVDENKVIESRGSMFGFSSLAEGFSNFFTSTVLDSSALYKIESGVIAEIAEKGSAIFMGRCSDYILRDNPNGISVFITASKSDRISRVKLNKKLDGIEKLSDEKISELLDKGDKKRANYYNNYTMKTWGKAESYDMCLDSTTFTSEGCAEIIASVIKEKFLTNHHQL; encoded by the coding sequence ATGTCAGACAATAATTTTTTTTACGTAAGCATCGGACGACAAATAGGAGCCGGCGGACTTGAAATTGCTAAAATTTTGGGAAAGAAATTTAATGTTCCCGTTTATGATAAAGAGCTCCTTATGGAGGCTTCTAAAGAGAGCGGGCTTAATCCGGAATTGTTTGAGAAAGTTGATGAAAATAAGGTGATTGAGAGTAGGGGAAGTATGTTTGGGTTTAGTTCTTTGGCAGAAGGATTTTCAAATTTCTTTACATCCACCGTGCTGGATAGTTCTGCATTGTACAAGATTGAGAGCGGAGTGATTGCAGAAATTGCAGAGAAGGGGTCTGCAATTTTTATGGGACGCTGTTCTGATTATATCTTAAGGGATAATCCCAACGGTATATCTGTCTTTATAACTGCTTCAAAATCAGATAGAATATCCAGAGTAAAGCTCAATAAAAAATTAGACGGAATAGAGAAACTTTCAGATGAAAAAATCTCTGAACTTCTGGATAAAGGGGACAAGAAAAGAGCTAATTACTATAATAATTACACAATGAAGACTTGGGGCAAAGCTGAATCTTATGATATGTGCCTAGATTCAACTACCTTCACTTCAGAGGGTTGCGCAGAAATAATAGCTAGTGTAATTAAAGAGAAATTTTTGACAAATCATCATCAGCTTTAA
- a CDS encoding MATE family efflux transporter, with protein MPTVIPTELGTEKISKLLKQYAIPAIIAMTASSLYNMCDSIFIGQGVGPYAIAGLAITFPLMNLSAACGTLVGVGASTIISVLLGQKNYEVAQKVLGNSVVLNIIVGLLFSVFCIAFLKPILFFFGASPNTMPYAYDYMFIILLGNIVTHLYFGMNNIVRVMGLPKKAMGATIFTVVINSILDPIFIFIFHWGVRGAAIATVLSQFLAMLYVFYLASDKNRIIHLKRGIYRLEAQIIKKTFSIGMSPFLMNAASCFIVLFLNQQLKRYGGDMAIGAFGIVNRMSFLFMMVVMGLNQGMQPIAGYNFGANKPQRVSKVLRTTIMLATAVTSFGFIIGELFPKQLAFIFTTDPELIKQSIIGLRITFISFPIIGFQMVTAYFFQSIGLAKKAVFLSLSRQVLFLLPLLFLMPTIWGIHGVWWSLPVSDVIASVVSGLMLAAQHRTFIRMQKEQEGQAEQQLQEAVQPQDNQQ; from the coding sequence ATGCCAACAGTAATTCCAACAGAACTGGGAACAGAGAAAATTTCCAAATTGCTTAAGCAATACGCCATTCCGGCCATCATTGCAATGACGGCATCTTCCTTATATAATATGTGCGACAGCATTTTTATCGGGCAGGGTGTGGGACCGTATGCTATTGCAGGTCTGGCTATTACGTTTCCGCTTATGAACCTGAGCGCTGCGTGCGGAACTCTTGTTGGTGTTGGAGCTTCTACAATTATTTCTGTTTTGCTTGGCCAGAAAAATTATGAGGTTGCCCAGAAAGTGCTTGGGAACTCAGTGGTACTCAATATTATAGTTGGTTTATTGTTTTCCGTCTTTTGCATTGCATTTTTAAAACCAATCCTTTTCTTTTTTGGAGCCAGTCCAAATACAATGCCGTATGCGTATGATTATATGTTCATTATATTGCTGGGCAATATCGTTACCCATCTTTATTTTGGAATGAATAACATAGTGAGGGTAATGGGACTTCCTAAAAAAGCAATGGGCGCCACAATTTTTACCGTTGTAATTAATTCAATATTAGACCCTATATTCATTTTCATCTTTCATTGGGGAGTAAGAGGTGCTGCCATTGCTACCGTGCTTTCTCAATTTTTGGCAATGCTTTATGTCTTTTATCTTGCTTCGGACAAGAACCGCATAATCCATTTGAAAAGAGGAATCTACAGGCTTGAGGCACAAATCATAAAGAAGACTTTCTCAATAGGCATGTCTCCGTTCCTGATGAATGCCGCATCATGTTTTATCGTTCTGTTTCTGAATCAGCAGCTTAAGAGATATGGCGGAGATATGGCGATAGGCGCCTTCGGCATTGTAAACAGAATGAGTTTCTTGTTCATGATGGTTGTCATGGGATTGAATCAGGGGATGCAGCCAATTGCAGGTTATAATTTTGGGGCAAATAAACCGCAGAGAGTCAGTAAAGTACTTAGAACAACAATCATGCTTGCCACAGCAGTTACCTCATTTGGTTTCATAATTGGGGAGTTGTTTCCAAAACAGCTTGCATTTATTTTTACCACTGACCCTGAACTCATAAAGCAGTCTATAATTGGCCTCAGGATAACTTTTATAAGTTTCCCAATTATTGGATTCCAGATGGTTACAGCATATTTCTTCCAAAGCATAGGATTGGCAAAGAAGGCTGTTTTTCTCTCTTTATCCCGACAGGTTTTATTCTTGCTCCCGCTGCTTTTTTTGATGCCAACTATTTGGGGAATACACGGAGTTTGGTGGAGCCTTCCGGTTTCTGACGTGATAGCCAGCGTGGTATCCGGGCTGATGCTTGCAGCTCAGCACAGAACTTTCATAAGAATGCAGAAAGAGCAGGAGGGGCAAGCTGAGCAGCAACTGCAAGAGGCGGTACAACCTCAAGATAATCAGCAATAA